In the genome of Notamacropus eugenii isolate mMacEug1 chromosome 5, mMacEug1.pri_v2, whole genome shotgun sequence, one region contains:
- the LOC140508986 gene encoding olfactory receptor 8D1-like, whose amino-acid sequence MASLNHSTVIMFNFERLTDQPELQLLLFILFLDIYVVTVVGNLGMILLIASGPQLQSPMYYFLSNLSFVDLCYSSTITPKLLVNFIADKNIISYNGCMTQLFFFGFFMVSECYLLAAMAYDRYVAICRPLLYNVIMSPRVCSFLVTGVYAMGTFSTLFNLSCMVRLSFCGPNVIKHYFCDIIPLLKLSCSSTYLNELLLVVLGIFNVFLTTAAIFISYAFILTSIFRIQSAEGKSKAFSTCSSHLAAVGIFYGTIIFMYLKPSSNSSMTQEKVASIFYTTVIPMLNPLIYSLRNKDVKDVLKKIMRGTIFSKSM is encoded by the coding sequence ATGGCTTCATTAAATCACTCTACAGTAATTATGTTCAACTTTGAGAGATTAACAGACCAGCCAGAGCTTCAATTGCTCCTCTTTATCTTGTTCCTGGACATCTATGTGGTAACTGTAGTGGGAAACTTGGGAATGATTTTACTAATTGCTAGTGGCCCTCAGCTACAATCTCCTATGTACTATTTCCTCAGCAACTTGTCCTTTGTGGATCTCTGCTACTCCTCTACCATTACTCCCAAACTTCTGGTGAATTTTATAGCGGACAAAAACATCATATCCTACAATGGGTGTATGACACAACTTTTTTTCTTCGGTTTCTTTATGGTTTCTGAATGCTACCTGCTGGCAGCCATGGCCTATGACCGTTATGTTGCCATCTGTAGGCCCCTGCTCTATAATGTCATCATGTCTCCACGAGTCTGCTCCTTTTTGGTGACAGGGGTGTACGCTATGGGTACCTTTAGCACTCTGTTTAACCTAAGTTGCATGGTCAGATTGTCTTTTTGTGGTCCTAATGTCATTAAACATTATTTCTGTGACATCATCCCCCTTCTCAAGCTCTCCTGCTCTAGCACCTACCTCAATGAGCTTCTGTTGGTGGTTCTTGGTATATTCAATGTATTTTTAACCACTGCTGCCATCTTCATCTCTTATGCTTTCATCCTCACTAGCATCTTTCGCATCCAGTCTGCTGAAGGGAAGTCTAAAGCCTTTAGTACCTGCAGCTCCCACTTGGCTGCTGTTGGTATCTTTTATGGCACTATTATTTTCATGTATCTTAAGCCATCATCAAACAGTAGCATGACTCAGGAGAAGGTGGCCTCAATATTTTATACCACAGTCATCCCCATGCTGAATCCCCTAATCTACAGTCTGAGGAATAAGGATGTCAAGGATGTACTAAAGAAAATCATGAGGGGTACAATATTTTCCAAGTCCATGTAG